The following are encoded together in the Deinococcus soli (ex Cha et al. 2016) genome:
- a CDS encoding 1,4-dihydroxy-6-naphthoate synthase: MSLDALSPVSSPESSAELPAVLDLGYSFCPNDTFIFHALHAGLVRGPLPVREVLEDVQTLNEWALSGRLPMTKISYRAYFEVMDRYVALRAGGALGRGVGPLIVTRGDVQNLNGRTVASPGALTTAELLLRLVFPGVNVVRMRYDEVMPAVQRGEFGGQPIDAGLIIHESRFTFHEYGLTRLLDLGAWWEQETGLPLPLGAILVRRDLPHDVQRGLNAAVRASLEYAYAHPDAARAYIREHALEMSDEVMQAHIDLYVNPFSLDVGEEGERAVRELHRRAVEVGATRPSGWPLFVE; the protein is encoded by the coding sequence ATGAGCCTGGACGCCCTCTCCCCTGTTTCGTCCCCCGAGTCCTCCGCCGAGCTGCCTGCGGTGCTGGACCTGGGGTACTCGTTCTGCCCGAACGACACGTTCATCTTTCACGCGCTGCACGCGGGGCTGGTGCGGGGGCCGCTGCCGGTGCGCGAGGTGCTGGAGGACGTGCAGACCCTGAACGAGTGGGCGCTGTCCGGGCGGTTGCCGATGACGAAGATCAGTTACCGCGCGTACTTCGAGGTGATGGACCGGTACGTGGCGCTGCGCGCGGGCGGGGCGCTGGGGCGCGGGGTGGGGCCGCTGATCGTGACGCGCGGGGACGTGCAGAACCTGAACGGGCGGACGGTGGCGTCGCCGGGCGCGCTGACCACGGCGGAGTTGCTGCTGCGGTTGGTATTCCCGGGGGTGAACGTGGTCCGGATGCGGTACGACGAGGTGATGCCCGCCGTGCAACGCGGCGAGTTCGGGGGGCAGCCCATCGACGCGGGCCTGATCATTCACGAGTCGCGCTTCACCTTCCACGAGTACGGCCTGACCCGCCTGCTGGACCTGGGCGCGTGGTGGGAACAGGAGACGGGGCTGCCCCTCCCACTGGGCGCGATCCTGGTGCGCCGCGACCTGCCGCACGACGTGCAGCGCGGCCTGAACGCGGCGGTGCGGGCCAGCCTGGAGTACGCGTACGCGCACCCGGACGCGGCCCGCGCGTACATCCGCGAGCACGCGCTGGAGATGTCGGACGAGGTGATGCAGGCGCACATCGACCTGTACGTGAACCCCTTCAGCCTGGACGTGGGCGAGGAGGGCGAGCGGGCCGTGCGGGAACTGCACCGCCGCGCGGTGGAGGTCGGGGCGACCCGCCCCAGCGGGTGGCCGCTGTTCGTGGAGTGA
- a CDS encoding alpha/beta fold hydrolase, translating into MKRTLTTLTALLATAALAGGAQGPTVPDRGTVTVNGSTVFYKATGSGQPLLLIHGYPLSGELFKNNRALLARNFRVITVDLPGFGLSRAPNADASIENYASTVLGVMDALNLNQVVAGGMSMGGMTLFQMYKMAPERFRGLIFIDTTADPSGVAEKANWLGTGQQAQERGVASLVDILMPRMLTGQSRMTMPNQVMHLGGLVKQASLNGAVGGATALANRPDANPILPTIRVPTLYLFGAEDNLTPPEVAMKMQMNTPGSRLVLIPGAGHAATFEKASAAARAMNDFALGLR; encoded by the coding sequence ATGAAACGTACCCTGACCACCCTGACGGCCCTTCTTGCCACCGCTGCTCTTGCCGGGGGTGCCCAGGGGCCGACTGTGCCCGACCGGGGCACCGTGACCGTGAACGGCTCGACCGTGTTCTACAAGGCGACCGGCAGTGGCCAGCCGCTGCTGCTGATCCACGGGTACCCGCTGAGCGGCGAGCTGTTCAAGAACAACCGCGCGCTGCTCGCCCGGAACTTCCGCGTGATCACCGTGGATCTGCCCGGCTTCGGCCTGAGCCGCGCGCCGAATGCGGACGCCAGCATCGAGAACTACGCCAGCACGGTGCTGGGGGTCATGGACGCCCTGAACCTGAATCAGGTCGTGGCGGGCGGCATGAGCATGGGCGGCATGACGCTGTTCCAGATGTACAAGATGGCCCCCGAGCGCTTCAGGGGCCTGATCTTCATCGACACGACCGCCGATCCCAGTGGCGTGGCCGAGAAGGCCAACTGGCTGGGCACCGGGCAGCAGGCGCAGGAGAGGGGCGTGGCGAGCCTCGTGGACATCCTGATGCCGCGCATGCTGACCGGCCAGAGCCGCATGACGATGCCCAATCAGGTCATGCACCTGGGCGGCCTCGTGAAGCAGGCCAGCCTGAACGGCGCGGTGGGCGGCGCGACCGCCCTGGCCAACCGCCCGGACGCGAACCCCATCCTGCCGACCATCCGGGTGCCCACCCTGTACCTGTTCGGCGCGGAGGACAACCTGACGCCGCCCGAGGTCGCCATGAAGATGCAGATGAACACCCCGGGCAGCCGACTGGTGCTGATTCCCGGCGCAGGGCACGCCGCGACCTTCGAGAAGGCCAGCGCGGCGGCGCGTGCCATGAACGACTTCGCCCTCGGGCTGCGCTGA
- a CDS encoding ABC transporter permease, translating into MLTLLSLEFRKLFGARSVRLALLVTLLLPLLWAFAPRLDQLFAPGQAVALVSGWQLPFISIFTSIQFLLPLFIAVMAAEMIGAEVAHGTLAPLLLRPVDRTRVILSKLIVAITYPFVLLLVTLLGSLIAGLPLGYGNFQGGTGLGAGGLVGVGTLTSEAALGEVLRGTLLAGVSLMPIAALALLFGILYLNTAAAALATFATLIVMRLFVVLPQAIQPVLLTNYFQLFLPSNQDTLGKDVILLLIYTVGFGLLSIFAFDRRDV; encoded by the coding sequence ATGCTGACCCTGCTCAGCCTGGAATTCCGCAAACTGTTCGGCGCGCGCAGCGTCCGGCTGGCACTGCTGGTCACGCTGCTGCTGCCGCTGCTGTGGGCATTCGCGCCGCGCCTGGACCAGCTGTTCGCGCCCGGTCAGGCCGTCGCACTGGTCAGCGGGTGGCAGCTGCCGTTCATCAGCATCTTCACCAGCATCCAGTTCCTGCTGCCGCTGTTCATCGCCGTGATGGCCGCCGAGATGATCGGCGCGGAGGTCGCGCACGGCACGCTGGCGCCGCTGCTGCTGCGCCCCGTGGACCGCACCCGCGTGATCCTCAGCAAGCTGATCGTGGCGATCACGTACCCGTTCGTCCTGCTGCTCGTGACGCTGCTCGGGTCGCTCATCGCGGGCCTGCCCCTGGGGTACGGCAACTTCCAGGGCGGCACCGGGCTGGGCGCCGGCGGCCTCGTGGGCGTCGGCACGCTCACCAGCGAGGCGGCCCTCGGGGAGGTGCTGCGCGGCACGCTGCTGGCCGGGGTGTCCCTGATGCCCATCGCGGCGCTGGCGCTGCTGTTCGGCATCCTGTACCTGAACACCGCCGCCGCCGCGCTGGCGACCTTCGCGACGCTGATCGTCATGCGGCTGTTCGTGGTGCTGCCCCAGGCGATCCAGCCGGTGCTGCTCACGAACTACTTCCAGCTGTTCCTGCCCAGCAATCAGGACACGCTGGGCAAGGACGTTATCCTGCTGCTGATCTACACGGTGGGGTTCGGCCTGCTGAGCATCTTCGCGTTCGACCGCCGCGACGTGTAA
- a CDS encoding DUF6174 domain-containing protein encodes MTPTRVRLPLRPLVTGLLAAALGSAALAGGGTAPLNTAPQTTAPFGCRPGYVRPDFRALTAQLTQARALWARQRPASYTYDVNQIAAPVLFPGTRVTVSGGRVTRTTLAPGQEGTVNPALSARTMDARFNEMAATLKAQAKAPCPIVRQSFDPAYGYPTRFASGLGDEGIMDGFGEWTISNFTVN; translated from the coding sequence ATGACCCCCACCCGCGTCCGTCTTCCCCTGCGTCCTCTCGTCACGGGCCTGCTGGCCGCCGCCCTGGGCAGCGCCGCGCTGGCCGGGGGCGGCACCGCGCCGCTGAACACGGCCCCCCAGACCACCGCCCCCTTCGGCTGCCGACCTGGGTACGTCCGCCCGGACTTCCGGGCCCTGACCGCCCAGCTGACCCAGGCCCGCGCTCTGTGGGCCCGCCAGCGGCCCGCCAGCTACACCTACGACGTGAACCAGATCGCCGCGCCCGTCCTGTTCCCTGGCACCCGCGTCACGGTAAGCGGCGGCCGCGTGACCCGCACCACCCTGGCCCCCGGACAGGAAGGCACCGTGAACCCCGCCCTGTCCGCGCGCACCATGGACGCCCGCTTCAACGAGATGGCCGCCACCCTGAAAGCCCAGGCGAAAGCCCCCTGCCCCATCGTCCGGCAGAGCTTCGACCCCGCCTACGGCTACCCCACCCGCTTCGCGTCCGGCCTCGGCGACGAGGGCATCATGGACGGCTTCGGCGAGTGGACCATCAGCAACTTCACGGTGAACTGA
- a CDS encoding globin, whose translation MTAPISLNAGGSLYDRIGPDALSALVTRFYSYVAQEPQLIPIFPDDLTVTAEKQLAFLTGFLGGPPLYHERYGHPRLRARHLPFEITPARARAWLACMNAALRDTPQIGSDDARELYAALSRVAVHMVNAEDHPAS comes from the coding sequence ATGACGGCGCCCATCTCCCTGAACGCGGGCGGCAGCCTGTACGACCGGATCGGTCCGGACGCCCTGTCGGCCCTCGTCACGCGGTTCTACTCGTACGTGGCGCAGGAGCCGCAGCTCATCCCGATCTTCCCCGACGACCTGACGGTCACCGCCGAGAAACAGCTGGCGTTCCTGACCGGCTTTCTGGGCGGTCCGCCCCTGTACCACGAACGCTACGGGCATCCGCGCCTGCGCGCGCGCCACCTGCCGTTCGAGATCACCCCGGCGCGCGCGCGGGCGTGGCTGGCGTGCATGAACGCGGCCCTGCGGGACACGCCGCAGATCGGGTCGGACGACGCGCGGGAACTGTACGCGGCCCTGTCGCGCGTGGCGGTGCACATGGTGAACGCGGAGGACCACCCTGCCTCCTGA
- a CDS encoding ABC transporter ATP-binding protein, with product MTKQGAPAVPAIEVRGLYKTYGSSAVLEDVHLTVKPGEVYALTGPNGAGKTTLIRTMTGLAFPSDGEVRLLGRDVHTDGQRARAYLGAVVEAPAKFYPQFTGTQNLQIHANLSAMAPGGRRINRDRIREVLALLELTRMADRRVGEYSLGQRQRLGVASAMLAEPKVLILDEPTSGLDPLGIGLIHRIVTSLATSGCAVVLSTHHLREIATYAHTVGILTGGRLVDTVDLRARQAAYRFRVDDPVGAAAVLERLPFVRRVSTRTPYAIAHLGGESRVPDALSHLHNEGIRVFEASPDHFDLYEYYRERVEQA from the coding sequence GTGACGAAGCAAGGTGCGCCAGCCGTCCCGGCCATCGAGGTCCGGGGGCTGTACAAGACATACGGTTCGAGCGCCGTCCTGGAGGACGTGCACCTGACCGTCAAACCCGGAGAGGTATACGCCCTGACCGGCCCCAACGGCGCCGGGAAGACCACCCTGATCCGCACCATGACGGGCCTCGCTTTCCCCTCGGACGGCGAGGTCCGGCTGCTGGGGCGTGACGTGCACACCGACGGCCAGCGGGCCCGCGCGTACCTGGGCGCCGTCGTGGAAGCCCCCGCCAAGTTCTACCCGCAGTTCACGGGCACCCAGAACCTCCAGATTCACGCGAACCTGTCCGCGATGGCCCCGGGCGGCCGCCGGATCAACCGCGACCGCATCCGCGAGGTGCTGGCCCTGCTGGAACTGACGCGCATGGCCGACCGCCGCGTCGGCGAGTACTCGCTGGGACAGCGGCAGCGGCTGGGCGTGGCGAGCGCCATGCTGGCCGAACCGAAGGTCCTGATCCTGGACGAACCCACCAGCGGCCTCGACCCGCTGGGCATCGGGCTGATCCACCGGATCGTCACGAGTCTCGCCACGAGCGGCTGCGCGGTCGTCCTGAGCACGCACCACCTGCGCGAGATCGCCACGTACGCGCACACGGTCGGCATCCTGACCGGCGGGCGACTGGTGGACACCGTGGACCTGCGCGCCCGGCAGGCCGCGTACCGCTTCCGGGTGGACGACCCGGTCGGCGCGGCCGCCGTGCTCGAACGCCTGCCGTTCGTGCGGCGCGTGAGCACCCGCACGCCGTACGCCATCGCGCACCTGGGCGGCGAGTCCCGCGTGCCGGACGCCCTGTCGCACCTGCACAACGAGGGCATCCGCGTGTTCGAGGCCAGCCCTGACCACTTCGACCTGTACGAGTACTACCGCGAACGCGTGGAGCAAGCATGA